One genomic segment of Lampris incognitus isolate fLamInc1 chromosome 2, fLamInc1.hap2, whole genome shotgun sequence includes these proteins:
- the LOC130134193 gene encoding nucleolar protein dao-5-like → MSKAFYLLFFLSFFLTNCKTNLSYPATPPAPAASLQSKASSGPKSKGKDAKSGAGSSAPKAVPSRRKRSSMSASSSSPTSPKCTPSSTPCSPLKSPLATSPGSPSATSQGNRATPKVVKAGKMGKPKKGEVFVPAPASDPVESKATPSENKPIEPKSNPCDPKAVSPTAAKPSQAPPAFKVTSKPAAAAPVSFTDTLTSNPPKAAEVKSRSVNTACVSAAVDDELPPLIPPEKPGKVPVSVSPIHKKNTKDTEAPSKPTVEMEAMALPLAATPIAVETKLKPVAVEVSEEKAAPVESAKPKTAPVEATKPVSTPAKVAKTNAEQKPLLVEAVKPAAEAKKAPVKAAKPATEAKKAPVEAAKPATEAKKAPVEAAKPATEAKKAPVEAAKPATEAKKAPVEAAKPATEAKKAPVDAAKPATEAKKAPVEAAKPATEAKKTPVEATKPAAEAKKAPIEAAKSVAEAKNCPIKAAKPATEAKQAPVEAAKSTAEIKKAPAQVAKTVAEAVPVKVTEPKAASAKVDKPAAKLKPVPAEAIKPATEAKAVAEPKPSSVKTTEPKAAPLKVAEPVAEMRPAAKPMPAPVEVTKPVADAKPAQEKVAKPTAETLKPKPSSPETAPTRKLTFAEAVAKPAPAKPEVELISPTPSDPVSSPKSAPALAKSPAKVEPVIKNDKGISSSCPVCPICVFFPTFK, encoded by the coding sequence ATGAGCAAAgctttttatcttcttttttttctttctttttttttaacaaattgtAAAACAAATTTGTCTTATCCAGCCACACCTCCTGCCCCAGCTGCCTCCCTGCAATCTAAGGCTTCTTCTGGCCCAAAGTCCAAAGGCAAAGATGCCAAGAGTGGGGCGGGTTCCTCCGCCCCAAAGGCTGTCCCCAGCCGAAGAAAACGCTCCTCTatgtctgcctcctcctcctctcccacctCTCCAAAATGTACTCCTTCCTCTACCCCATGTTCTCCTTTAAAATCTCCTTTAGCAACCTCACCAGGAAGCCCTTCTGCCACTAGTCAGGGCAACCGTGCTACACCAAAAGTGGTCAAGGCTGGCAAAATGGGCAAACCTAAAAAAGGAGAGGTGTTTGTTCCGGCACCTGCTTCTGACCCGGTAGAGTCCAAGGCTACCCCATCAGAGAATAAGCCCATAGAACCTAAGTCAAATCCTTGTGATCCTAAAGCCGTGTCACCCACTGCTGCCAAGCCTTCCCAGGCTCCTCCTGCTTTTAAAGTGACCTCAAAACCTGCAGCGGCGGCCCCAGTTTCTTTTACAGATACTCTTACATCCAACCCTCCTAAAGCAGCCGAGGTTAAGTCACGTTCAGTAAACACTGCCTGTGTCTCTGCAGCAGTAGATGATGAGCTCCCTCCACTCATCCCACCTGAGAAGCCAGGCAAGGTACCAGTTTCTGTGTCCCCCAtccataaaaaaaacacaaaagacACCGAAGCTCCTTCTAAACCCACTGTTGAAATGGAAGCTATGGCTTTGCCTCTTGCAGCTACCCCTATAGCTGTTGAGACAAAACTTAAACCGGTGGCAGTAGAGGTTAGCGAGGAAAAGGCTGCTCCTGTTGAGAGTGCCAAGCCCAAGACTGCACCTGTAGAAGCTACCAAGCCAGTTTCTACACCGGCAAAGGTTGCCAAAACCAATGCTGAACAAAAACCACTTCTCGTTGAGGCAGTCAAGCCAGCCGCTGAGGCCAAGAAGGCTCCTGTTAAGGCAGCCAAGCCAGCAACTGAGGCCAAGAAGGCTCCTGTTGAGGCAGCCAAGCCAGCAACTGAGGCCAAGAAGGCTCCTGTTGAGGCAGCCAAGCCAGCAACTGAAGCCAAGAAGGCTCCTGTTGAGGCAGCCAAGCCAGCAACTGAGGCCAAGAAGGCTCCTGTTGAGGCAGCCAAGCCAGCAACTGAAGCCAAGAAGGCTCCTGTTGACGCAGCCAAGCCAGCAACTGAAGCCAAGAAGGCTCCTGTTGAGGCAGCCAAGCCAGCAACTGAGGCCAAGAAGACTCCTGTTGAGGCAACCAAGCCAGCGGCTGAGGCCAAGAAGGCTCCTATTGAGGCAGCCAAATCAGTTGCTGAAGCTAAGAATTGTCCCATTAAGGCAGCCAAGCCAGCCACTGAGGCCAAGCAGGCTCCCGTTGAGGCAGCCAAGTCCACTGCTGAGATCAAGAAGGCTCCTGCTCAGGTTGCCAAAACAGTGGCTGAGGCTGTTCCTGTTAAGGTTACGGAGCCCAAAGCTGCTTCAGCAAAAGTTGACAAGCCTGCTGCTAAACTAAAACCTGTTCCTGCTGAAGCTATTAAGCCAGCTACTGAGGCCAAAGCAGTGGCTGAGCCCAAGCCAAGCTCTGTTAAGACTACTGAGCCCAAAGCTGCCCCTTTAAAGGTTGCAGAACCAGTAGCTGAGATGAGACCAGCTGCCAAGCCAATGCCTGCTCCGGTAGAAGTAACCAAGCCAGTTGCAGATGCTAAACCTGCTCAAGAAAAGGTTGCAAAGCCAACAGCTGAAACTTTAAAACCTAAACCGTCTTCTCCTGAGACTGCACCAACGCGCAAACTTACATTTGCTGAGGCTGTTGCGAAACCTGCCCCTGCTAAACCTGAAGTTGAATTAATCAGTCCAACTCCGTCTGATCCTGTGTCAAGCCCCAAATCTGCCCCCGCTCTCGCTAAATCCCCTGCAAAGGTGGAGCCGGTGATCAAGAACGACAAGGGTATTTCCTCTTCCTGTCCTGTTTGTCCCATCTGTGTATTTTTCCCTACTTTTAAGTAA
- the LOC130134208 gene encoding uncharacterized protein LOC130134208 — protein sequence MAVPVVNKESQLEKPVQPDASFREEVNSQPLPEKPATAADQMNGVAAKVVIKQAEESAVEETPVSQQITTTDPQVTAAETPMTGEPKSPAEAPVSASGGTPTQEITTKKLVEGHESAFEAKEPTSQALEESTVQEVVAEVLVKVAAGIPDEPTALPAPEDPSEDVTEKLGVVPDLKNIGQEPGILPEVTSVDMGTQNEYLEREPVEVLAKAIQSKVSSKYASSSISTRHLSGGFC from the coding sequence ATGGCTGTTCCTGTAGTGAACAAAGAATCCCAATTGGAAAAACCAGTGCAACCTGATGCCTCTTTTCGTGAAGAGGTAAACTCCCAACCACTTCCTGAAAAACCTGCAACTGCTGCTGATCAGATGAATGGTGTAGCTGCAAAAGTAGTGATCAAGCAGGCTGAGGAATCTGCTGTTGAAGAAACACCTGTGTCGCAGCAAATTACCACCACTGATCCTCAAGTGACTGCTGCTGAAACACCAATGACTGGAGAACCTAAATCCCCTGCTGAGGCTCCTGTTTCTGCCTCAGGTGGAACACCCACTCAAGAAATCACCACTAAAAAGTTAGTTGAAGGTCATGAGTCAGCTTTTGAAGCCAAAGAACCCACCAGCCAAGCACTAGAAGAAAGCACTGTTCAAGAGGTTGTTGCAGAAGTACTGGTAAAAGTGGCTGCAGGTATTCCTGATGAACCAACGGCTTTGCCTGCCCCTGAAGATCCAAGTGAAGATGTCACTGAGAAACTGGGTGTTGTCCCAGACCTGAAGAATATTGGCCAAGAACCTGGAATTCTGCCTGAAGTTACCAGTGTTGACATGGGCACTCAAAATGAATATCTTGAGAGAGAACCCGTAGAAGTTCTTGCTAAGGCCATCCAGTCAAAGGTGTCCTCTAAGTATGCAAGTTCATCCATCTCCACCCGACATTTGTCAGGTGGGTTTTGTTAG